The sequence tgtttatttaataacataaaaatatatattaactttgaACTACATAAATCAATTGCAAGTATaggatattacattaaaaataacaaaatattgttcaaaataaaattaatttggaaatataACAATTGAGGCATTCTAGAGAAGAGATAATGAATCAATTAACACACTATGATAGATAATAAAGGTTTTAATCTATTAACATAGAATATATCAAATgaaattcgttttaattttattttaattaatgtgtaatttatatttttgactgctAAAGATGCAGTGACACTTCAAAAGTGCTACGGTTAGGTAAGTGTATGTTACCTTTTATTCTGACTATATCTGGTGGTTGTTATATTACAGTTGTTTAGATTATTAAACTTTAGTTTATGTACAGCAGCCTGCTATTATTGTTTTGGGTTAATTTGTGGATGTTTTAAAGTGCACATACAGTTAGTTATTAAAGTactatttaaagtaatttctgAAGCGgtgatagaataataaataaaatataaactaatatcgTTGATGAAAATGCTTTGTattcaaaaaggaaaaatcaagaaagaaaagacagagtaaataaaactaaaaaacaatatgGGAAATAGCATATAAATAGAAGTAATATAGAAGTGCCAGTAAAAGTATTGATAGTAGTAAGTAGTAGTTGTAAAAGTAATTGTTACTTGAAGATTGAAAGACCTGAACAaagtatttttgttaagttttggaACACTACTAATAAGGAAGTGTAAGATACTTTACGTCTATTtggtgtgaatatatatatacatatatatatataatgatagcacaagtaaaaaaaaatatttttttactttgtggaGTCAATGTCTATGAAAAACCATAAAACAGCTGTgtcttttttttgcattaaatgttaaaaatttatattaaaaagatgaaaaacacTGAAACTCCAACATTCATTTATCATCAGTATCACAATGTTATAAAAATCCAAAGctgtttgaaatattatatgatagagaagtaataataaaatgggaTGTGGGTGttagacttatttttaaaaaaaacctgcttCAAATCACAATTACAACAATATGTGCAGATGACAAACCAAATCGGACAAACTATGAGAATCTAATTTCATTTCATGGGTAAAGCAACAGTcataatacaaatttagaaaagataaaataaacattaatagtgGTTGAGtacaaactaataaaacaacaaaacgtaattagatgtaaaaaaataatgtaaatagttaCGAAATAAGTCACAGGATTTTACTGAACAGTTGTTTGAAGAAAGTGAAATAAGCTTGTAAAATACTATATGCCTAAACTATACTAAaagtgaattacaaaaaaaaaaatttaatcttttttttttggtatattcagtttttttgtattgttataataatttaaaaaataatatcttattatttagttttgtttttatattgttttttttttttgcaatattttttactaaaattgtaacattatttttaatattgtttaattatttacaacattatttaattgtatttaaaatataaaaaatgtagattattatttttttctatattatataatttttgaataaatacaagaaatattttctttatttgtagtgTTTTCTTTTACAAGCAATGTTGTGTGGAAAAGGGCCTACAACTCacattttaacattcatttttaatccACATAACTAAAAGTAGTAGTATCCCTGTAAAAAGATCATTTTTACAGGGCatatataaaacacttaaaaGTTTTGGGAACCTTTTTCTCAAAAGTAAATTTTGGGGTACAAGGCTCTTCTTTCTGGATTGTCTCAATTATTTAATGGAGAAAGAAATTAGTTAGTGTAGAAATGGAatcatgttattattataagCCATCACCAACACCACAGAATtccttttactaaataaaatctcatagtataataaaatactaagttataataaaatactttcttgCTTTTAAGGTAAAcatttaacattcattttttcaGATTAGAAGCAagaaattacttttcattacaaCAAGAAACaattcaaattcttataaatCTAACAAGCGATTCACTTGGGGAAGAATtgttaaatatcttttgttatgttacaattaaataaaaattacatattaattaagaaactatttatcatttataattatttataaaaaaatatatatatattccaatataccctatcaaacatttaaaattcacCATCTAGCAGCAAATTGTGATAACCTTTGCCttgaaaaccaaaaataaataaattataaaatttgtagatGATTACAAACTAGTACTTAAGGCAtgttcaatttgaaaaaataaataaagtacgatctcatataaaataaatatactaattgcGCATCACGAATCTTAAAAACTCATAATTGAatccgtaaacaaaaattttcatctgattaagtattaaattaaaaactaatgctCATGATTTTGTTATCAGACCAAAACTCTTCagtaggattaaaaataaataagttaatgagCAAATACTTAGGTGccaaatttttaatgcttaaaaaataaaaatttaaaccactgtaaaacaagtaataatacaaaatttattttaaatactttaaaagaatttgtttcaaatcctttaaaaaaatttaattctgcaaTACccaaccatttaataaaattcatttatcagatatttcagcaaaataatgtaatatcaaTACTGTTGTTATACTACAATAAAccaatgtaagttactttctcaatgcatatttaaaattatgtctttttcagaatccttttaataaatttaacttacacAAACATAAAGAAATGATTTCGGATGATTAAGGTAATGAATAAGGctgagtaaatattaaaaaaaaaaaaaaaaaaaattaaatttaggctGTTGTACTTGGCAAATGCTGATAATTAACCATGTTTTCATAAACTTTGTCTTAACTGAAATACCATTGTCTTTGTATTAACTGAATATCACAGATTATAgatgtatttttacaaataactgtAATTATGGTGTTGCATAGtattcaagataaaaataaattacaaaaaaattcatcagtTACTAAAATCCAAGAATGTTAATGACAAAAATACTGTTGGTGACCTAACATGAGATATGTTAGAAACTTACTGTTGTTAGTCGTCTAACTATGTTAGAAACTGTATGAGATACTCCTGAAACTAGCATAAGCATTTTCAAGATAACAACATTCCATGCTGGATTTACTTAGAAAAGTGAGGAATTTATTGGTTTCTAATTGCTTTcttcaatgaattaaaaatactgttgCCGCATCAGCATGTCAAAGCTACCAAAATGCAAGAGCATCACTGTTATGTGCTCTTAAGAAAGAGCACTGTTATGTGCTCTTTCctaagagcaaaaaaaaaaatatatatattacaaaaaaattactggtaaTTTAAAATCAGGAAAGAAGTAGATTatataaaagactaattatttaagataatcaCACTTAATACCacaaatactgttaaaaaatcaataaaatagtttcttaaaaagacaaaaaacaaaaaatttatcaggaaaataataatcacatcatatgaccataaaaataaattatttttgattttcatggTGAAATCTATCAATTAAAAATTGGGGTCTTTTCACCAATGAAAACCAAtactaaaaaaactttattatggataaaaaaaagCAGAGCAGCAAAATCTTCtcttaataatgtataatatataaatcagtaaaatagtTTGAAGAGAATGAGATAAATGAGTTCCAACTACTTATTAACCAATGAAGTATAACTTTCAGGCTTATGCAAGAGTTTTATGCTATCTATCATAAATATCATCTGACAACAATTTATAAACTTTCATTCATTATCATCCAgataataactgtataaaaaattttatgtgttggCTTTCTTccgactgaaaaattaaaaataatatacatatttactataattccaaaatattcttttaatgaaatctttataGATAAAACAGAGGCTATTTATCAAATAAGAAtagcaaaaacgttttttcagtaataaaattaatgaaataataaaaactacaatagaataaaactttttaactatgcacatgaaaaaaaatccttaagtattacaaaaaattattaatatacatttctgCAATCTATTTGGTGTAAACTATGCAATTCTAAcctatataatatgatttttttttccttaaataattaaaaatatacagttttacaCATATCTATATTACACATCATGCATACAATAGACATTTCCATTACAATactagttttatcattttttacacaATAATGTAATAAGGAtcaatacagaaataataataacagtaacacaaaaaaactgaatttttgatgaaatgttatttgtgagtaaatatatttatttatttttattatttctagtttaGCTGACactttacaacaaatttaataacatatttaaaaaatctattttataaagctaaagcaaaatagaataaaaattaaagtatttcaaaCTTGGTGTATATTTTTACAGCttcagttgtttatattttaaaaatatatactttgtttAAAGAGAACAGACTGAACCAATTCAGAAATGATTAATTCtcatgtttaaatgaaaataaaaatactgaaaaaagatatacccaaaacaaagtaaataaataaacttatgagtaccattttttttatgaaaagtaaaatttcagcattaaaaaaaaatattattttgtaagacAAAGAAATCTGCtgaaaaaattctgtaatctGTTCTAAAAAccatgattttcttttaaatgacaaACCCttactataaatgaaaaaaaaaaacataaaatactcactacaaattacatattttatataaatatataatttctttatttaaaccatcaggtagtgaaataattttacttgaaatacaAATTTGATTATTATGAACATGAGAATTCAAAAAAAGGTTAagcaaaaatcaattataatctcCTCCCACtcacaaaaaaatgaacagtaaTATTACACCAATgtaatggttattttaaaaaaaaataacaataattaaaatcaaaatactaaTACAAACCAAATAGGTTTTTTGATAGCTAactgacaaaattaaattcaccaagatgtagaataattttacttaatagtaAATTTACTACAAGTTATAACAGAACGATTCTAAATTAccactaaaaatatacatatacacaagagatttatataattttattttagtatattttatcataaaaatagttattttataatgatcATGATTACATGTACAAAtacattagaataaatatataataagatgTTTAAAGCATTTATGAttgaataaatagaatttttttaaatattaaattaggaaTTAACAGATCATTGGACTAGATTACTTCAGATACAAAGCCGAAAGAAACaagtaaataacaaatacagtattcattaaataaacagatatctatctatatattatttattcttcatattatatttacaaaatctactattatttacataaaggttttttttgtatatattaatataattgatttaagtaatacaaataaaaacacctaactattattttattatctaattagaaTGCTAATCACGTTTTTCATTTTCTACAATTtaaccatataaaaatattaataatccatTGAATTATAGGACCATACCTATATTGCATTAAACAaaagtatttctataaaaaaaatttaataatgtgagttaaaacttaaaatcaatttataatctCTGTAGTGATTGTATCAGGGTTTAGATGGAGCATATTAGATGTGGAGGGTTGTAACAGGTGAAAAACATTTAAGTATGAGACCAAGTGGAATTAATTTATGTCACTGACTGGAGCCCAGTGTATACAGCAAATAATGCAACGTTGGCATTCCATATTTTCTCAGAAAAACTGCAAGTGTGCATATCTAAATTATACAAACCAATTAATAGTCAGGGAAATAAATAGAAGCTTAAACCCTGGATAACTTATATACTTCTcgatagtattaataaaaaaaatatgttatataaaaacataaaaaaatagtgcTAAGAAACAAAATGATACAGCAATTAAGCAAATGTATAGAGAGTACAAAAACAAACAGCAACATGTTCGCTGCAACATGCAGTGAACAAAGTTGGATTAATTGCCGCTTATTGCATTTCACAAGTAATTGCAAAAGGTGGTAAAAGCTATAATAttggaaaaattgtaataataccctctataaaagaatttatctCAATAGTAATGCATcagaatatatttgaaattttaaaaacgttgcCCCCTAAGCGATAGCACAGTAAAGTGACGAATTAAAGAAATGGcagttaatgttgaaaaaaagcTTATTAGTATTCTAAAAAACTCTTCATTTTCCATGCAATTGGACGAGTCTACCATTGAAGATAATAATGCTTTATTGATggcaaatgtaaattattttgaagaaaatacatTACGAGGAAAAATGCTACTTGCAATAAATCCAATTACAGATGCAAGACGATTATCTACATTTAATACTGTGAAatcatattttacaagaaataatattcCTATGAATAATATTGTTGCATATGCTAGTGATGGAGCACAATCAATGGTAGGTCGCTATCGTGGATTCTTATTTGAAGGAAGAAGTGCCAAATGTTTTATGCATTCATTGTGTGAAGTATAGACAACATCCTGTTGGAAAATATCTAAGTACAAGTGCCCATTCATCATTAACTATAATAAGTCGAGCCGTAAATAAgatcaaatgcaaaaaaaaattatagaatgtttGCCAGGGCaataatgaagatttttattgGGTTACTTTTGCACATAGAAGTCTGGTGGCTGTCAAAGGGTAAATCTTTGGCTTGTTTTGTAGCATTATATGATAgtgtcatacaatttttttaaagttataatgaGACCAATCTGTGGTCAAcagttaaaaacagtaaaaaatgatacattttatttGGCATATATTTTCAAGAGATTAATGATGTCAATTTGCAGCTTCAAGGAGCTAATAAAACTCTTATACGTAGCCAAagtattttgtcattatttattgACCAACTTGAATTACTTCATTGTAATCTACTGAAGAGAGAATTTCATCAGTTTCCTAAATTATCCTCTATAAAAGATGATGTAATTCCAGAGGATATTGACAGGTTCAGTAGCCACCTCAATGAACTTAAATTGGACATGGAAAaacgatttgaagatattttgaaattgaaggtGTATGACTGGATGAAAAATCCTTCTACCACAAATACTGAAGAGGCTGATACAACTTACCAAAAAAAACTGTTAGAAATTAgatatgatgaagaaagtaaacataaattcGAAAGTAGTGGATATGAAAatctgtagtaaaataaaatgtgccTGTCT comes from Lycorma delicatula isolate Av1 chromosome 3, ASM4794821v1, whole genome shotgun sequence and encodes:
- the LOC142321223 gene encoding uncharacterized protein LOC142321223 — protein: MAVNVEKKLISILKNSSFSMQLDESTIEDNNALLMANVNYFEENTLRGKMLLAINPITDARRLSTFNTVKSYFTRNNIPMNNIVAYASDGAQSMINDVNLQLQGANKTLIRSQSILSLFIDQLELLHCNLLKREFHQFPKLSSIKDDVIPEDIDRFSSHLNELKLDMEKRFEDILKLKVYDWMKNPSTTNTEEADTTYQKKLLEIRYDEESKHKFESSGYENL